DNA from Toxoplasma gondii ME49 chromosome X, whole genome shotgun sequence:
GAGGTGACCGGAATGTACTTGTTACCCTTGTTTACCCTGAGTATTCGTTTCTTTCTATTCCACTAACTTCCttggtgcatgcgtcttcacAGGTCTTGCGCAGAAGGGAGTGCAGTCACGGCtagtctcctttctcgtaGAGCGTACAGGTATCCAGTTAACAGTTTACATGAGTCCAACCGAGACAATACAAAAAAAGGATATCGAAAATGCACTCGTCTCTCACGTCAAAGTTGTCAGGAGTGCCAATCGAAAAAGCCGATTTCGTCTGGGAACGCGCACCCCTCCCCCCTCGTTCAGAACTGGGGAGGTCCAACCAATGTTGTTTACAGCGGCAGAAGGGAagctcccttttttctctgaatCCACCCGAAACCAAGCCGTTGACTGCTGCCAACAACAGTAAAACAAACCCATCCAGAAGTGGTAGCgtggggagaaacagacgcccGAAGGCATGGCCCGGTCTCTTGACTCCCGATTTTCGAAGCAAGGTGCATCGGAGGGTGGAATGAGCTTCTCTTCACGGAAACTCGCGTTCGTCTATCTTTGCTTTTCGTGTGCGCTTCCTTCGGAAAAGGCTACACAAGAATTTCCTTCAGAGTCATTGACGAGATCTCCCTCCATAGTcctacacacacagagagaaatcgaAATGCGTTCGTTCCCGCGCCGGGAGTCGAGACAGCCGGCGAACTCCGCCGCGACAACAGAGACCGTTTTATTTCCGACAACAGGAGTTTTCGTGGGTGGGTCCCAACTGGTTGAAAAGGCGACACGTTGCGTTGCGTTGCGTTTCGCTGCTTGTTTTCAACGTTAAAGATTCcattctctttcttcatttAATCCGGTACAGAAGGTGAACTCCGTTTTCACTTTCCACGACGTGACTAATGGCTCCGACTGGCAGCTGGAGAGCAGCCTGGACCACTTCCACCGGCAAGCTATagcctttcgtctctgtgtcgcttttctccgattgaccttcctcgctctccgggGAAAGCCAGCCGAGAAGGCCGCGCTTTCTACTCGAAGGGCAGTCAGACAACTCCGCCGCGATCTCCCCGAACTGAgtgttgtcttcttccacgaTCTGCCGCACACTCTCCAGCATGCTGAAGGCGTCAGCGCGGGTCCGGGTCACCGGCAAGCCCCCTCGGGCGATGTCCTCGCTTCCCGCGTTGACGTTCTTGGATGACCGCGACTTTCTCGTCcactctccgtcttccttccGTCTCTTGAACTTCAACAGAATGTGCGAACAGTACACCGCATTCTTCCTTTCAtcgctttcgccttcctcgtctgtctccttcgtctcctgcccATTCCTGAGTTCGTTCACCGTCTCCAGCGAAGACTCTGAGGAGCTCCCGCGGCTGCGCTCTCTGCTTATTTTTTCAGCGGCTCCGGATTCGTCTGACGCCCCAGAATCAGCGGCTTTtgtcgcctcgctctcggaTGTCTCTGTGTCCCCCCGCGCACGTTTCGCCGCAGCCGCAGACGCCTCTTCGACTTGGTTCCGACGCCGTTTTTCGAcgagtttctgcttctgcaacAGCAgggtctgcttctcttgaaGCACACGCTCGCTGTGTTCCTTGATTACCCTTTCTTTGTGTTCCTGGAGCTCCCGCTGCGTgtccaccttcttctccgtccgaTTTTGCCagagcttcttcctcgcggccATGTCCAGTCTCGGCTCCGCAAACGACCTGGACCCCTTCTCCGGAGAGACGCCGTTCGCTGTTCCCCAGGCCTCGTTGCCACGACTGTCTTCAGCGAAAGGAGTGTAAAGATGCGACTTTCCGGCCTCTTCGAACGTGTAAGAAGAACACTCCTCTCCCCCCTGGCCGCTTCCAAGCGACCAAGGCGAAAAAGACGCGTAACCAGACACTCGCGGCGCCGACCCCCGACTATCGCCCTGGCCATAGCTCTCTCCCCcgggtgtatatacacccgAGTTCATCGGGCCTTCGCCGTAGCTCTCCCCcccgggtgtacagacacccgagtTGCTCCCGCCCCAACTGAACCCTGGGGATCCGGAATCGTAGTAGTTTTCCGTGCCTTGTCCCGCCCATCTTCCCTGTTGGCCCCCGTACCCTGGCGTCTGCGGACCTGCGGATGTTTCGTAGGCGGAAGAGTTCCAGCCTCCTCCCCAGCCGGCACTCTGGAAACGCGTGTCTGCTTCTGACCATTCTCCCGAGTTGCACTGGAACCCGTTTCCACACTCTCCGCCGCGCCATGCAGTCTGGACCTCGCGTTGGCGCATGCCATCGGGCGCTGCGAATCCGGAGttcgaggaagcagaggcgtcTGAATCCCACCCAGAGACGCCTCCGAACTGAGAGCCTGCAGGTCCGACGCGGTCGGCGCCCACGGGGCTTCTGCCCCAGCTCTGCCGCGAAGTCGGAGAAAAGCCACCCTTTGCatgcgaaggaaagaaatcgtctggaggcggcggcggcacCGCCGGTGGGCCTGGCTGAGGTGGTGCGCTTCCCGTCCACGGACTACGTTGCGGGTTACACGTCGCCGAACTCCCAGTCGGAGGCTCAAAGTTCGGACCGCGCGGCTTCGGCCCGAACgcactgtctccgccgccacTCGGTGTCAGGCCAGGCGCGGCAGTCGGTGAGACAGCGGGAGGGCATGCGGAGTCGTCGAGCGACTCTCTGCCTCCGAAGAAGATGTACAGCCGCTGCGAAAAGCCGAACTGgacctcgtcttcgtcctcaagctccgtttccttccccGCGGCGATCTTCCCGCCGTTCAGAAGCGTCCCGTGGCCACTACCCAGGTCCCGCagggtgtacgtacacctggcTGTGCCAGCGGCGGCGGTCCGGCGGATCTCGGCGTGCAGACGCGAGCAGCTGGGGTGGTCGGTGTGGATGTCTGCCTGTTCCCCGCGGCCGATGACGAGGCGGTCTCTGGGAGCGACTTTCTGGAAGAGGACCGGCAAGCACAAGACTTCGAGACACGTCCCCTCCTTCATGACTTTGATGTGTGAGAAGCTCTGAACGGGCTTCCCAGCAACCTTCGCGTCGGGCGCCAGTCCCACCTCGCTGCGGCCAGCCGCGACAGCCTGCGCCGCCTTTTCCGCCACCTCGGCTGCGGCGACGAACTTGGCATTTCCTCCTGCTCGTCCGAAGGCCTTCGCCACTAAAGCCGCAGCACTCGAACTGGTGACAGCCGCAGCTGCTCCCGGGCGCCCCGAGGCGCTTTGCAGAACGCCGGTCGCGGGAGTTGAGGGGGTTGGCGGAGCAGcagcggaagacgaagccgctgcggcggaggcggcggaggcggcggagagcGACGGCGGGAGGACAACGACTTTGTTCTGCGTGCTCATGGAGTGGAGAGAACCTCCCGcgacgaaggcagaagaagccggGAGGCCGGACGAAGCGGAACTGGGAGGGCCAGCGAAACGGCGTTGCCACTCTGAGCGCTGCCGGGTGTAGTGACTCTGAGCCTCAGACACCTCAGAGGTCGCCGGAGCCGCGCCGACGTCATCTTCGATCCCCGAGGGCGAGTCtggtggagacaggaaacgcaTTTTGTGGGTTTCTGcggaacgaagagacgcTCAAGGGAACACTCGGACTCCGAGCTGACAAGCCGTAGCTTCCTCGGTTCCAGCAAACGCGCGCGGTCTGCCTGGGATCCCGTCAGACTCACCCTCAGTTCCCGAACAAAGATTCTCCGCTGAGTTCCTGCGTATCACAACTGACATCTAGTACCACCGCCCGAGAGCCGGAGCGGTCTTCTGCGCCTGAGGCTCGTCTACGTGCGGCCAGAGACAAgattctctcttctctctcgcaggggggaggcagcggagaccgtggaaaacaaaagaaacgGTGTGCAGTTCCGGATCGCGGACCACTGCACAGAGGCGACGTCGAGCTACTTATGATGCTACAACTCGCGGGACTGTTGAGCCCCGTGAACTGCTGATGTAACAGAAGCTGTCAGGGTGGCTGCCAGCGGCGACTCGACGCGACTGCAGAGCAGCCGAGGCAGGAGGTCCCAGAGgcagcgcgaagaagagttcAGAACTGGCCtcacgagacggagaaaagtgAACAAGATAAGCTGGGAAGGGAAACAGGTCGCTGCCTCTGTGTGGCAAATGTGGACCCAGAGAGAAATAtagagggaaggagaggtggagaagtccggcaaaaaggaagaggaagaggcgatAGAACCATGGGAGGAGGACTcgagaagaactggaagaaagcgaaggaggaaaacgcggTGAACAGTCCGACAACTCTTGAATCTGCGGATGACAAGCAACAGTCGCACAGCGATTTTCAGAGCTTGAGCCGGGAACACGCGGGCCCGGGGCGAAACAGGGAAAACTGAGACATAGATGAAAAAGCACGTGAAGAACCCCGAGTGCTTCTGGACACGAATAATCGCAGAAGTTAGAAAAAATACTGCTCTCTGGTCGGACCTGCTTCCCTTCGAGCTGACGGGAAAAACACACTGCTGAATTGCATGCATCGGAAATTTCAAACGTACGTGCAACAACTGTTCGCGGCTTCCCTGTCAAAAAACCCAGAAGTTCGAGTTCGATTGAGAGTCCTGCGTTGTTtcaacaaagagaaaaaggaaaggcgcTCCGGCGAAGCCACAGATGTGTTTTTTAACGTTGATAAATCTCGCACACACGCCTTTCACACCTAGACGAGGGAGGCATTCTCTTTTCTGAGTTCCTTCCGCCCGGTTGTTTTTTCCAGAGCGCTCCAATCCCGCTGATTTGCAACCCGCATTCTTCGTTTATTCGAAGGACGCTTTGTGCTAGAGCCAGTAAACCGCATTCCTTCAAGAGAGGCGGAATCTCCTCCACACTCAGGTTTTCGTGCCTCCACTGGAGTTGCTCCAGAACCTCGGTTTCTTTGTTCAGCTACGCGTTTC
Protein-coding regions in this window:
- a CDS encoding PPIC-type PPIASE domain-containing protein (encoded by transcript TGME49_228040) encodes the protein MRFLSPPDSPSGIEDDVGAAPATSEVSEAQSHYTRQRSEWQRRFAGPPSSASSGLPASSAFVAGGSLHSMSTQNKVVVLPPSLSAASAASAAAASSSAAAPPTPSTPATGVLQSASGRPGAAAAVTSSSAAALVAKAFGRAGGNAKFVAAAEVAEKAAQAVAAGRSEVGLAPDAKVAGKPVQSFSHIKVMKEGTCLEVLCLPVLFQKVAPRDRLVIGRGEQADIHTDHPSCSRLHAEIRRTAAAGTARCTYTLRDLGSGHGTLLNGGKIAAGKETELEDEDEVQFGFSQRLYIFFGGRESLDDSACPPAVSPTAAPGLTPSGGGDSAFGPKPRGPNFEPPTGSSATCNPQRSPWTGSAPPQPGPPAVPPPPPDDFFPSHAKGGFSPTSRQSWGRSPVGADRVGPAGSQFGGVSGWDSDASASSNSGFAAPDGMRQREVQTAWRGGECGNGFQCNSGEWSEADTRFQSAGWGGGWNSSAYETSAGPQTPGYGGQQGRWAGQGTENYYDSGSPGFSWGGSNSGVCTPGGESYGEGPMNSGVYTPGGESYGQGDSRGSAPRVSGYASFSPWSLGSGQGGEECSSYTFEEAGKSHLYTPFAEDSRGNEAWGTANGVSPEKGSRSFAEPRLDMAARKKLWQNRTEKKVDTQRELQEHKERVIKEHSERVLQEKQTLLLQKQKLVEKRRRNQVEEASAAAAKRARGDTETSESEATKAADSGASDESGAAEKISRERSRGSSSESSLETVNELRNGQETKETDEEGESDERKNAVYCSHILLKFKRRKEDGEWTRKSRSSKNVNAGSEDIARGGLPVTRTRADAFSMLESVRQIVEEDNTQFGEIAAELSDCPSSRKRGLLGWLSPESEEGQSEKSDTETKGYSLPVEVVQAALQLPVGAISHVVESENGVHLLYRIK